From one Excalfactoria chinensis isolate bCotChi1 chromosome 9, bCotChi1.hap2, whole genome shotgun sequence genomic stretch:
- the B3GNT7 gene encoding UDP-GlcNAc:betaGal beta-1,3-N-acetylglucosaminyltransferase 7, with translation MFQWRKTIYKTVCLSFLLVITVTVLQRGMAPSQFLQGQQQKELPTPEPLKTQKRDNAFSITSTFWKSKKEKAPGKEEEGGVMERQVKSWDITTTNCSANQNLSKLDWFKGLEPNFQQFLLYRHCRYFPMLINHPEKCHGDVYLLIVVKSIITQHDRREAIRRTWGKEKEVEGKKVRTLFLLGTASKEEERANYQKLLDYENHIYGDILQWDFLDSFFNLTLKEVHFLKWLDIYCDNIRFIFKGDDDVFVSPDNILEFLEDKKEGEDVFVGDVLYKARPIRKKENKYYIPSALYNKSIYPPYAGGGGFVMDGPLAKRLHKASETLELYPIDDVFLGMCLEVLKVSPVGHEGFKTFGIVKNKNSKMNKEPCFFRSMLVVHKLLPPDLIQMWDLVHSNLTCSRKLNVL, from the exons ATGTTCCAGTG GAGGAAGACCATCTACAAAACAGTCTGCCTGTCCTTCCTGCTGGTGATCACAGTGACGGTGCTGCAGCGGGGAATGGCCCCCAGCCAGTTCctgcagggccagcagcagaaggaactgCCTACGCCGGAGCCcctaaaaacacagaagagagaCAACGCCTTCTCCATCACCAGCACcttctggaaaagcaaaaaggaaaaagctccaggcaaggaagaggagggaggagtGATGGAGAGGCAGGTAAAATCGTGGGACATCACCACTACCAACTGCTCAGCCAACCAGAACTTGAGCAAGCTGGACTGGTTCAAAGGGCTGGAGCCCAACTTCCAGCAGTTCCTGCTGTACCGACACTGCCGCTACTTCCCCATGCTGATCAACCACCCCGAGAAGTGCCATGGGGATGTCTACCTGCTCATTGTGGTCAAGTCCATCATCACACAGCACGACCGCCGCGAGGCCATCCGGAGGACGTGGGGCAAAGAGAAGGAGGTGGAGGGCAAGAAGGTCAGGACGCTCTTCTTATTGGGCACGGCCTccaaggaggaggagagagccAACTACCAGAAGCTGCTGGATTACGAGAACCACATCTATGGGGACATTTTGCAGTGGGATTTCCTGGACAGCTTCTTCAATCTTACTCTCAAAGAGGTCCACTTCTTGAAGTGGTTGGACATCTACTGCGACAACATCCGCTTCATCTTCAAAGGCGACGACGACGTGTTTGTGAGTCCTGACAACATCCTGGAGTTCCTGGAGGACaagaaggagggagaggatGTCTTTGTGGGGGATGTCCTCTACAAAGCCAGGCCGATCCGGAAGAAGGAGAACAAGTACTACATCCCCAGTGCTCTCTACAACAAAAGCATCTACCCGCCCTAtgcaggtggtggaggcttcGTCATGGATGGACCATTGGCCAAGAGGCTGCACAAGGCCTCAGAGACGCTGGAGCTGTACCCCATTGATGATGTCTTCCTAGGGATGTGCTTGGAGGTCCTCAAGGTATCGCCCGTTGGGCACGAGGGCTTCAAAACGTTTGGCATCGTGAAGAACAAGAACAGCAAGATGAACAAGGAGCCGTGTTTTTTCCGCAGCATGTTGGTGGTTCATAAACTGTTGCCTCCGGATTTGATCCAAATGTGGGACTTGGTGCACAGTAACTTGACGTGCTCGAGAAAACTCAACGTCCTTTAG
- the NMUR1 gene encoding neuromedin-U receptor 1: MNPYINCSGPELPLPQQDFPMEPPSPDLCNRTQPDALFDPKDANLTEEQLRHKYLGPRRSNFFIPVCVIYLLIFAVGAVGNTLTCIVILRHRFMRTPTNYYLFSLAVSDLLVLLLGMPLELYDMWSNYPFLLGAGGCYFKTLLFEAVCFASILNVTALSVERYIAVVHPLKAKYVVTRNHAKRVIITIWVMSVICSIPNTSIHGLQPLCVPGRGRVPDSEICTLVKPRLTYNLIIQITTIVFFFLPMGTISILYLLISLQLKKEKMLEALGAKSSSDSDYHRVQRQKKVKRRQVTKMLFVLVVVFGICWAPFHTDRLVWSFISTWTGPMLHMFQYVHIISGVFFYLSSAANPILYNLMSTRFREMFKEVMCHPGQRPPGSCRHSPSVTHATTRSTECEPIPSANGLPLSDAEEYKMEEMEEMEEMEEMEEMEEMEEMEEMEGGQAVTHAASHC, encoded by the exons ATGAATCCCTACATCAACTGCTCTGGCCCTGAGCTCCCCCTGCCCCAGCAAGACTTCCCCATGGAGCCCCCCAGCCCCGACCTCTGCAATAGGACTCAGCCCGATGCTTTATTCGACCCCAAAGATGCCAACCTGACAGAGGAGCAGCTGCGGCATAAATACTTAGGACCTCGGAGGTCCAACTTCTTCATCCCTGTCTGTGTGATCTACCTGCTGATCTTTGCTGTGGGGGCAGTGGGCAACACACTCACCTGCATCGTCATCCTCCGGCACCGCTTCATGAGGACGCCCACAAATTACTACCTGTTCAGTCTGGCTGTGTCCGacctgctggtgctgctgctggggatgccACTGGAGCTGTACGACATGTGGAGCAATTACCCCTTcctgctgggggctgggggctgttACTTCAAAACGTTGCTCTTTGAGGCTGTCTGCTTTGCTTCCATCCTCAACGTCACCGCCTTGAGCGTGGAGCGCTACATTGCTGTGGTGCACCCACTCAAGGCTAAGTATGTGGTGACCAGAAACCACGCCAAGAGGGTCATCATCACCATCTGGGTGATGTCGGTCATATGTTCCATCCCCAACACCAGCATCCATGGGCTGCAACCTCTCTGTGTGCCTGGCCGGGGCCGCGTGCCTGATTCGGAGATCTGCACCCTGGTGAAGCCACGCTTGACTTACAATCTCATCATCCAGATCACCACCATCGTCTTCTTCTTCCTGCCCATGGGAACCATCAGCATCCTCTACCTGCTCATCAGCCTGCagcttaagaaagaaaagatgctgGAGGCCCTGGGAGCCAAGTCCAGTAGTGACAGTGACTATCACAGAGTCCAGAGACAGAAGAAGGTGAAGAGGAGACAGGTCACAAAGATGCTGT TTGTGCTGGTGGTGGTGTTCGGGATTTGCTGGGCCCCCTTCCACACTGACCGCCTTGTCTGGAGCTTCATCTCCACCTGGACCGGCCCCATGCTCCACATGTTCCAGTATGTCCACATCATTTCAGGCGTCTTCTTCTACCTGAGCTCAGCTGCCAACCCCATCCTCTACAACCTGATGTCCACCCGCTTCCGCGAGATGTTCAAGGAGGTGATGTGCCACCCCGGCCAGCGCCCACCAGGCTCATGCAGGCACTCGCCCAGCGTCACCCACGCCACCACCCGCAGCACTGAGTGTGAGCCCATACCCAGTGCCAATGGGCTGCCCCTCTCTGACGCTGAGGAGTACaagatggaggagatggaggagatggaggagatggaggagatggaggagatggaggagatggaggagatggaggagatggagggaggcCAGGCTGTCACACATGCCGCATCCCACTGCTGA
- the NCL gene encoding nucleolin, with amino-acid sequence MSIGERPRGAEAAIGRAARRARRLDGAGAEWAGLSRGLGKAAEGPRARSFVSVPGRSRPRRAAAPGNAPFPADTPQGRALPPHEAVRPPPQRHQVPPGTAAIMVKLAKAAKNQMKQKKMAPPPKKVEESEEEESSDLEESSGEEVMIPPKKQQKAVVTPAKKAATPAKKAATPAKKAVTPAKKAVVTPAKKAVAPSPKKAAVLGKGAKNGKNAKKEESEEEDEDDEEDDEEDEDEEEESDEEEEPAMPVKPAAKKSPAAVLAKKPAVVPAKQESEDEEEDDDDEEDEEEDEESEDEAMDTTPVPVKKPTPAKAAPAKAKAESEDEEDEEDEDEDEGDEDDEEEDEEESEDEKPVKEAPGKRKKEMANKSAPEAKKKKTETPASAFSLFVKNLSPSKDYEELRTAIKEFFGKKNLQVSEVRIGSSKRFGYVDFLSAEDLDKALQLNGKKLMGLEIKLEKAKSKESLKENKKERDARTLFVKNLPYRVTEEEMKNVFENAMEVRLVLNKEGSCKGMAYIEFKTEAEAEKALEEKQGTEVDGRAMVIDYTGEKSQQENQKGGGGERESKTLIVNNLSYAASEETLQELFKKATSIKMPQNNQGRPKGYAFVEFPTTEDAKEALNSCNNTEIEGRAIRLEFSSPSWQKGNMNARGGGGFNQQSKTLFVRGLSEDTTEETLRESFEGSISARIVTDRDTGSSKGFGFVDFSSPEDAKAAKEAMEDGEIDGNKVTLDFAKPKGDFQRGGGFGGGFGGRGGRGGRGGRGGFGGRGGGRGFGGRGGGFRGGRGGGGDHKPQGKKIKFE; translated from the exons ATGTCGATTGGCGAAAGGCCTCGAGGGGCGGAAGCGGCGATTGGCCGCGCGGCGCGGCGCGCGCGCCGATTGGACGGCGCGGGGGCGGAGTGGGCGGGGCTAAGCCGAGGGCTAGGCAAGGCAGCGGAAGGGCCGCGCGCTCGCTCTTTCGTTTCAGTCCCCGGTCGGAGCCgcccgcgccgcgccgccgctcCCGGGAACGCGCCGTTCCCCGCCGACACCCCGCAGGGCCGCGCGCTCCCGCCCCACGAGGCAGTTCGGCCGCCGCCGCAGCGCCACCAGGTACCGCCGGGCACCGCCGCCATCATGGTGAAGCTCGCCAAG GCTGCCAAGAaccaaatgaaacagaaaaaaatggcgCCTCCCCCTAAAAAGGTCGAGGAGAGCGAAGAGGAGGAGTCCTCGGACCTGGAGGAGAGCAGCGGGGAAGAG GTGATGATCCCtccaaagaaacaacaaaaagcagtggTTACACCGGCCAAGAAGGCTGCTACCCCTGCAAAGAAGGCTGCTACTCCTGCGAAAAAGGCAGTGACACCAGCCAAGAAGGCTGTGGTTACTCCAGCTAAAAAGGCTGTCGCTCCATCTCCCAAAAAGGCTGCAGTCTTAGGCAAAGGAGCAAAAAATGGCAAGAATGCCAAGAAGGAAGAGAGcgaggaagaagatgaagatgacGAAGAAGATgatgaggaagatgaggatgaagaggaggaatCTG atgaggaagaggagccaGCAATGCCTGTGAAGCCTGCAGCCAAAAAGTCCCCAGCAGCTGTACTAGCCAAAAAGCCTGCAGTTGTACCAGCAAAGCAAGAATCTGAAGACGAGGAggaggatgatgatgatgaggaagatgaggaggaggatgaag AGTCTGAAGATGAGGCCATGGACACAACACCTGTTCCTGTGAAGAAACCTACTCCAGCAAAGGCTGCGCCAGCTAAAGCCAAGGCAGAGtctgaagatgaggaagacgaagaagatgaggatgaagatgagggggatgaagatgatgaagaggaggatgaggaagaaagTGAGGATGAAA AACCTGTCAAGGAAGCacctggaaaaaggaaaaaagaaatggccaATAAGAGTGCACCAGAggccaagaaaaagaaaacagaaa CACCTGCTTCAGCTTTCTCACTCTTCGTGAAGAACTTGTCCCCCTCGAAGGACTATGAAGAACTGAGGACTGCCATCAAAGAATTCTTTGGCAAGAAAAACCTCCAAGTCTCAGAAGTCAGAATTGGTTCTTCCAA GCGGTTTGGCTATGTGGACTTCTTATCTGCTGAAGATCTGGATAAAGCTCTTCAACTGAATGGAAAGAAGCTGATGGGCTTGGAAATCAaactggaaaaagcaaagagcaaagaaagtcttaaagaaaataagaaag agAGAGATGCAAGAACACTGTTTGTGAAGAATCTGCCCTACCGTGTaactgaagaggaaatgaaaaacgTATTTGAAAACGCCATGGAAGTCCGACTAGTACTTAACAAGGAAGGGAGCTGCAAAGG GATGGCCTATATTGAATTCAAAACAGAAGCTGAGGCAGAAAAAGCATTGGAGGAGAAGCAAGGCACAGAGGTTGATGGTCGTGCCATGGTCATTGACTACACTGGTGAGAAGAGCCAACAAGAAAACCAGAAAG GAGGTGGAGGAGAGAGGGAGTCAAAGACTCTGATTGTGAACAACCTGTCGTATGCTGCCTCAGAAGAAACTCTCCAGGAACTGTTTAAGAAAGCTACTTCCATCAAGATGCCACAGAACAACCAGGGCAGGCCTAAAGG GTATGCGTTTGTAGAATTTCCCACAACCGAGGATGCCAAAGAGGCACTGAATTCCTGTAACAACACAGAAATTGAAGGCAGAGCAATCAGGCTGGAATTCAGTTCACCATCGTGgcagaaaggaaacatgaatgcaagaggaggaggaggatttAACC aacaaagcaaaaccttgTTTGTCAGAGGCCTTTCTGAGGACACAACGGAGGAGACGCTAAGAGAATCATTTGAAGGCTCTATAAGTGCTAGAATAGTCACAGATAGAGACACTGGATCTTCTAAAGG GTTTGGGTTTGTGGACTTCAGCTCCCCAGAAGATGCCAAAGCAGCTAAAGAAGCTATGGAGGATGGAGAGATAGATGGAAACAAAGTGACCCTTGATTTTGCCAAGCCAAAGGGTGATTTTCAGCGTGGCGGCGGATTTGGTGGTGGATTTGGTGGTCGTGGTGGCAGAGGAGGCCGAGGAGGAAGAGGTGGATTTGGTGGCAGAGGTGGTGGCAGAGGGTTTGGAG GTAGAGGAGGCGGCTTCCGAGGCggcagaggaggaggtggagatCACAAACCCCAAGGGAAGAAGATCAAGTTTGAATAa